The Eublepharis macularius isolate TG4126 chromosome 11, MPM_Emac_v1.0, whole genome shotgun sequence genome includes a region encoding these proteins:
- the LOC129337774 gene encoding basic salivary proline-rich protein 2-like, which yields MVGAAGRTAASGASGGERSSAGSGVEPGLTSEGSSDLGSNRERGVGRGRLRDRRSLYFRPPLRAACICAAFMEGGMSGRLFESEAAPPVPAPPARGKPEFRGKPSTGSGENPGDFPPVPRPPSTPAPPRRGLFWGGAPRKPGLAPCGRTRKAVPSRLPAAPPAQPRLRAGRPPAQQRPDSTLSAAAPAPHGARAAPGAPSGAPSERRGALREGCPVLLRPAPGEAPSGERAGGAPRERAAAKPQKAAPERGAAPPRRAAQSPCPFLPGGQTGPDAAQRCSGKGAGLWEGTCLRIAPLGPPSGLASACKGSAAPPAPARRVRLSGGLLSPDRIPRRRAPSARGAQARVRGCEASFAPAPGKHKLGSAWYGAAGARPLHGALPKLRGPLPSCFLRASRGGGTECEEGLEIRLERDAEPRLPPPPLRRDRPASFREPGRAGGGSLRRVALAAPPTSRGCPEAPTEKGERDTPQPRPLAKAPRSLSTPTRPKKFAQPRTFAARRSRRARKRFPLTRVFARPSHVRALPAKPLFSPSGLWPQLPTAPRQPESAPSAAAPPARPQHPYDNCKRPAGAGERARRPEALPPAGRRRAVTAALPSPPPAPPARPARRAPKLCSSLRGPRLATYSAAAAVPSLRAAGARLHPPPKGRRRRALSRGAAQKKAARGREDAPSRGMGSGRRRRRAGGRRAQRRQRQPASPPLPLRAGAERGAMCLC from the exons ATGGTGGGGGCGGCGGGCCGGACGGCGGCGTCTGGGGCGAGCGGCGGTGAGCGGTCCTCGGCGGGCTCGGGCGTGGAGCCGGGGCTCACCAGCGAGGGCTCTTCCGACCTGGGGTCTAACAGAGAGAGGGGAGTCGGGCGGGGAAGGCTCCGGGACCGGCGTTCGCTTTACTTCCGCCCGCCCCTTCGAGCCGCCTGCATTTGCGCAGCTTTTATGGAGGGCGGCAT GTCAGGCCGTCTCTTCGAAAGCGAAGCGGCGCCTCCAGTGCCGGCCCCTCCAGCCCGAGGGAAACCCGAATTTCGGGGAAAGCCTTCGACGGGCAGCGGCGAGAACCCCGGCGACTTTCCCCCCGTGCCAAGGCCTCCTTCGACCCCCGCGCCTCCTCGGCGGGGACTCTTCTGGGGTGGGGCGCCAAGAAAGCCCGGCCTGGCCCCCTGCGGGAGGACCAGGAAGGCCGTCCCGAGCCGGCTCCCCGCAGCCCCTCCGGCTCAGCCGCGTCTCCGGGCAGGGCGGCCGCCAGCTCAGCAGCGCCCCGACTCAACCCTCTCAGCCGCCGCTCCGGCCCCCCACGGAGCTCGAGCTGCTCCCGGCGCTCCTTCGGGAGCCCCGTCTGAGCGTCGCGGCGCGCTTCGCGAGGGCTGCCCCGTCCTCCTCCGGCCAGCCCCCGGCGAGGCACCCTCGGGGGAGAGGGCCGGCGGAGCCCCGAGAGAGCGAGCGGCTGCAAAGCCCCAGAAGGCAGCCCCGGAGAGAGGCGCGGCCCCGCCGCGGAGGGCTGCCCAAAGCCCGTGCCCCTTTCTTCCCGGAGGTCAGACCGGCCCGGATGCTGCCCAGCGATGCTCGGGGAAGGGGGCCGGGCTCTGGGAAGGCACCTGTCTGCGGATCGCGCCCCTCGGCCCCCCTTCTGGCTTAGCCAGCGCCTGCAAAGGCTCCGCGGCCCCTCCCGCCCCGGCTCGCAGGGTCCGCTTGTCGGGAGGCCTTCTCTCTCCGGACCGCATCCCGAGGAGGCGGGCCCCCTCCGCCCGGGGAGCGCAGGCTCGCGTCAGAGGCTGCGAGGCGTCCTTCGCACCTGCTCCGGGAAAGCACAAGTTGGGCTCCGCCTGGTACGGGGCAGCCGGCGCCCGGCCCCTGCACGGTGCTCTGCCTAAGCTCAGGGGCCCGCTCCCTTCTTGCTTCCTCCGCGCCTCAAGAGGTGGCGGGACTGAATGCGAGGAGGGGCTCGAAATCCGGCTGGAGCGCGATGCCGAGCCTCGCCTCCCGCCTCCTCCCCTCCGCCGGGATCGCCCAGCCTCCTTCCGAGAGCCAGGCA GAGCTGGCGGCGGGAGCCTCCGGCGAGTCGCTCTCGCAGCCCCGCCTACCTCGCGGGGTTGTCCGGAGGCTCCCACGGAGAAGGGAGAACGAGACACACCACAGCCCCGCCCGCTGGCGAAAGCCCCCCGTTCTCTCTCCACCCCGACCCGACCCAAGAAGTTCGCCCAGCCTCGGACTTTTGCTGCGCGCCGAAGCCGCCGGGCGCGCAAACGCTTCCCCTTGACCCGCGTCTTCGCGCGCCCTTCACACGTGCGCGCCCTCCCCGCCAAGCCTTTGTTCTCCCCCTCCGGCCTTTGGCCCCAGCTGCCCACCGCCCCGCGGCAGCCCGAGAGCGCACCCAGCGCCGccgcgccgcccgcccgccctcagCATCCCTATGACAACTGCAAGCGGCCAGCCGGAGCGGGCGAGCGAGCGCGGCGCCCCGAAGCCCTCCCGCCGGCCGGCCGGCGACGGGCTGTGACAGCCGCGctgccctccccgccccccgcgccCCCCGCCCGGCCCGCCCGACGCGCCCCCAAACTTTGTTCAAGTCTCCGCGGCCCGCGCCTGGCTACCtactcggcggcggcggcggttcCGTCTTTACGCGCAGCGGGAGCCAGGCTTCATCCCCCGCCCAAGGGCAGGCGGCGGCGGGCGCTGTCCCGAGGCGCAGCCCAGAAGAAAGCAGCTCGCGGGCGGGAAGACGCGCCGTCCCGAGGCATGGGCAgcggccggcggcggcggcgggctggCGGGCGAAGGGCGCAGCGGAGGCAGCGGCAGCCTGCCTCTCCGCCCCTTCCCCTGCGCGCTGGCGCCGAGCGAGGCGCAATGTGCCTTTGTTGA